The following are encoded in a window of Amphibacillus xylanus NBRC 15112 genomic DNA:
- the mreB gene encoding rod shape-determining protein, with protein sequence MFARDIGIDLGTANVLIHVKGKGVVLNEPSVVAMDRSTGRVLEVGEEARRMVGRTPGNIEAIRPLKDGVIADFDVTEAMLKYFINKIKVRGMFSKPRMLICCPTNITKVEQKAIKEAAEKSGGKKIYLEEEPKVAAIGAGMDIFQPSGNMVVDIGGGTTDVAVLSMGDIVTAQSIKMAGDKFDNEILNYVKRHYKLLIGERTSEDIKVHVATVFPNSRNEEIDIRGRDMVTGLPRTITIGSAEIEQALRESVGIIVQAAKNVLEKTPPELSADIIDRGVILTGGGALIHGIDQLLSEELKVPVFLAEEPMHCVAKGTGLMLENIDKIERKSIV encoded by the coding sequence ATGTTTGCAAGAGATATTGGAATTGACCTAGGTACAGCGAATGTATTAATTCACGTAAAAGGAAAAGGAGTCGTATTAAACGAACCCTCTGTTGTCGCAATGGATCGATCAACTGGGCGCGTTTTAGAAGTTGGTGAAGAAGCCCGTCGAATGGTTGGTCGTACACCAGGAAATATCGAAGCGATTCGCCCATTAAAAGATGGTGTCATTGCTGACTTTGACGTGACTGAGGCGATGTTAAAGTACTTCATTAATAAAATTAAAGTAAGAGGCATGTTCTCAAAACCACGCATGCTTATTTGCTGCCCGACAAATATTACTAAAGTGGAACAAAAAGCGATTAAAGAAGCCGCAGAAAAATCAGGCGGAAAGAAAATTTATTTAGAAGAAGAACCAAAAGTAGCTGCTATCGGTGCTGGAATGGATATTTTCCAACCTAGCGGTAACATGGTCGTTGATATTGGTGGAGGAACTACAGATGTTGCAGTTCTCTCAATGGGAGACATCGTTACAGCTCAATCAATCAAAATGGCCGGTGACAAGTTCGATAATGAAATTTTAAACTATGTAAAACGCCACTATAAATTATTAATCGGTGAGCGTACATCTGAAGATATTAAAGTTCATGTTGCAACTGTATTCCCTAATTCACGCAACGAAGAAATTGATATCCGAGGTCGAGATATGGTAACAGGTCTACCTAGAACAATCACGATCGGATCAGCAGAAATTGAACAAGCACTACGTGAATCTGTAGGTATTATTGTTCAAGCAGCTAAGAATGTTCTAGAAAAAACACCACCAGAGTTATCAGCAGATATCATCGATCGAGGTGTTATTTTGACAGGTGGCGGTGCGCTAATTCACGGTATCGATCAATTACTGTCAGAAGAGCTTAAAGTTCCTGTATTCTTGGCAGAAGAGCCAATGCACTGCGTAGCCAAAGGGACAGGCCTCATGTTAGAGAATATTGATAAGATTGAAAGAAAATCAATCGTTTAA